The DNA window CGGTGTTTTAAAACGTATTCTTTAAATGTCCAGTTTTTCAGTTGATTAGTTCAAAACCCAACTTCGGTTGGGTTTTTTGTGTTTACCCATCTAAGAGCAAACTGCTCTCGACACAGCCCACTTACTATAACCAACATCATTTAGTACTAAACCCTGTACACGTTTCTAAGTTTCAAATGATAGCTAGGGACATTGTCAGGCAGGAAAGTGAGGTTATTTGAAATAACGAAAAGTAGCACACTGAAAGCATGGGTAAGTTTAACTCTGATAAGTTTTGCTTCTTCTCAATTAGCACAGCTCATAAGCTTATCATCGACTTTCTGAGGGAAACGAGAAGTATTTTCCGTTTAAAACCTAATCTTCAAACGTAAAAAAGCCCGAGTCTTTCGACTCGGGCTTAGTATAAGTGGCGGAGTGGACGGGACTCGAACCCGCGACCCCCGGCGTGACAGGCCGGTATTCTAACCAACTGAACTACCACTCCGCAGTGGTATCACCCGTTATTACAACGAATGTCCATAATTTAAAGCCTGGCGATGTCCTACTCTCACATGGGGAAACCCCACACTACCATCGGCGCTGTTTTGTTTCACTTCTGAGTTCGGAATGGAATCAGGTGGGTCCAAAACGCTATGGCCGCCAAGCAAATTCTTTAATTCGGAAAGCTGTTTTTTAATTCTCGTTCTTACACATTCAATGTTCTTTTATTGAGTCCATCAAAACCCCTTGGGTGTTGTATGGTTAAGCCTCACGGGCAATTAGTACAGGTTAGCTCAACGCCTCACAACGCTTACACACCCTGCCTATCAACGTCGTAGTCTACGACAACCCTTTAGGATACTTAAAGTATCAGGGAGAACTCATCTCAAGGCTTGCTTCCCGCTTAGATGCTTTCAGCGGTTATCAATTCCGAACTTAGCTACCGGGCAATGCGTCTGGCGACACAACCCGAACACCAGAGGTTCGTCCACTCCGGTCCTCTCGTACTAGGAGCAGCCCCTTTCAATTCTCCAACGCCCACGGCAGATAGGGACCGAACTGTCTCACGACGTTCTAAACCCAGCTCGCGTACCACTTTAAATGGCGAACAGCCATACCCTTGGGACCGACTTCAGCCCCAGGATGTGATGAGCCGACATCGAGGTGCCAAACACCGCCGTCGATATGAACTCTTGGGCGGTATCAGCCTGTTATCCCCGGAGTACCTTTTATCCGTTGAGCGATGGCCCTTCCATTCAGAACCACCGGATCACTATGACCTGCTTTCGCACCTGCTCGAATTGTCATTCTCGCAGTCAAGCGGGCTTATGCCATTGCACTAACCTCACGATGTCCAACCGTGATTAGCCCACCTTCGTGCTCCTCCGTTACTCTTTGGGAGGAGACCGCCCCAGTCAAACTACCCACCAGGCACTGTCCGTAACCCCGATAAGGGGTCAACGTTAGAACATCAACACTACAAGGGTGGTATTTCAAGGACGGCTCCAACGATACTGGCGTACCGTCTTCAAAGCCTCCCACCTATCCTACACATGTAGGGTCAATGTTCAGTGCCAAGCTGTAGTAAAGGTTCACGGGGTCTTTCCGTCTAGCCGCGGGTACACTGCATCTTCACAGCGATTTCAATTTCACTGAGTCTCGGGTGGAGACAGCGTGGCCATCATTACGCCATTCGTGCAGGTCGGAACTTACCCGACAAGGAATTTCGCTACCTTAGGACCGTTATAGTTACGGCCGCCGTTTACCGGGGCTTCGATCAAGAGCTTCGACCGAAGTCTAACCCCATCAATTAACCTTCCGGCACCGGGCAGGCGTCACACCGTATACGTCATCTTACGATTTTGCACAGTGCTGTGTTTTTAATAAACAGTTGCAGCCACCTGGTATCTGCGACTCTCAATAGCTCCATCCGCGAGGGACTTCACCGTCGAGAGCGTACCTTCTCCCGAAGTTACGGTACCATTTTGCCTAGTTCCTTCACCCGAGTTCTCTCAAGCGCCTTGGTATTCTCTACCCGACCACCTGTGTCGGTTTGGGGTACGATTCCTTACAATCTGAAGCTTAGAGGCTTTTCCTGGAAGCATGGCATCAATGACTTCACTACCGTAGTAGCTCGACGTCGTGTCTCAGCCTTAAAAAGAGCCGGATTTACCTAACTCTTAAGCCTACGCACTTGAACCTGGACAACCGTCGCCAGGCCCACCTAGCCTTCTCCGTCCCCCCATCGCAATTGTAAGAAGTACGGGAATATTAACCCGTTTCCCATCGACTACGCCTTTCGGCCTCGCCTTAGGGGTCGACTTACCCTGCCCCGATTAACGTTGGACAGGAACCCTTGGTCTTCCGGCGAGGAGGTTTTTCACCCCCTTTATCGTTACTCATGTCAGCATTCGCACTTCTGATACGTCCAGCATGCGTTACCACACACCTTCAACCGCTTACAGAACGCTCCCCTACCCAATATACAAAAGTATATTGCCGCAGCTTCGGTTTACTACTTAGCCCCGTTACATCTTCCGCGCAGGCCGACTCGACCAGTGAGCTATTACGCTTTCTTTAAATGATGGCTGCTTCTAAGCCAACATCCTGGCTGTCTGAGCCTTCCCACATCGTTTCCCACTTAGTAGTAATTTGGGACCTTAGCTGGCGGTCTGGGTTGTTTCCCTCTCCACGACGGACGTTAGCACCCGCCGTGTGTCTCCCGGATAGTACTTACTGGTATTCGGAGTTTGCAAAGGGTTGGTAAGTCGGGATGACCCCCTAGCCTTAACAGTGCTCTACCCCCAGTAGTATTCGTCCGAGGCGCTACCTAAATAGCTTTCGGGGAGAACCAGCTATCTCCAGGTTTGATTGGCCTTTCACCCCTAGCCACAAGTCATCCGCTAATTTTTCAACATTAGTCGGTTCGGTCCTCCAGTTGATGTTACTCAACCTTCAACCTGCCCATGGCTAGATCACCTGGTTTCGGGTCTATATCCAGAGACTAAAACGCCCAGTTAAGACTCGGTTTCCCTACGGCTCCCCTAGATGGTTAACCTTGCCACTGAATATAAGTCGCTGACCCATTATACAAAAGGTACGCAGTCACAGGACAAAGCCTGCTCCTACTGCTTGTACGTACACGGTTTCAGGTTCTATTTCACTCCCCTCACAGGGGTTCTTTTCGCCTTTCCCTCACGGTACTGGTTCACTATCGGTCAGTCAGTAGTATTTAGCCTTGGAGGATGGTCCCCCCATATTCAGACAGGATATCACGTGTCCCGCCCTACTCGATTTCACTGAATGTGCGTTGTCAACTACGGGGCTATCACCCTGTATCGCCGGACTTTCCAGACCGTTCGTCTAACGCATATAAAGCTTAAGGGCTAGTCCAATTTCGCTCGCCGCTACTTTCGGAATCTCGGTTGATTTCTTTTCCTCGGGGTACTTAGATGTTTCAGTTCCCCCGGTTCGCCTCGCTGCGCTATGTATTCACGCAGCGATACTAGCTTATGCTAGTGGGTTTCCCCATTCGGAAATCCCAGACTCAAGTGGCTTTTACTGCCTAATCTGGGCTTATCGCAAGTTAATACGTCCTTCATCGCCTCTGACTGCCAAGGCATCCACCGTGTACGCTTAGTCACTTAACCATACAACCCGAAGGAGTTTCGAATTGAAGTTAAACAACCAAAGTTGCTGTCTCATTATTTGAATGAGCGAGACAGCTTTCGATTTTGCCGGACTCAAATTCCAAGAACACTTGAATGTGTTGTTAGTTGTATTCCATCAGGAATACTTTGAGAACTTTACAAATAATCTTAAAGATTATTTTGTCAGCTTTCCAAATTGTTAAAGAGCTATGTTAGCTACAAGCTTGCGCTTGTGAACTATCAATCTGTGTGGACACTCATCGTGTATAATCATCGTATAAGGAGGTGATCCAGCGCCAGGTTCCCCTAGCGCTACCTTGTTACGACTTCACCCCAGTCATGAACCACAAAGTGGTAAGCGTCCCCCCGAAGGTTAAACTACCTACTTCTTTTGCAGCCCACTCCCATGGTGTGACGGGCGGTGTGTACAAGGCCCGGGAACGTATTCACCGTGGCATTCTGATCCACGATTACTAGCGATTCCGACTTCATGGAGTCGAGTTGCAGACTCCAATCCGGACTACGACGCACTTTTTGGGATTCGCTCACTTTCGCAAGTTGGCCGCCCTCTGTATGCGCCATTGTAGCACGTGTGTAGCCCTACTCGTAAGGGCCATGATGACTTGACGTCGTCCCCACCTTCCTCCGGTTTATCACCGGCAGTCTCCCTGGAGTTCCCGACATTACTCGCTGGCAAACAAGGATAAGGGTTGCGCTCGTTGCGGGACTTAACCCAACATTTCACAACACGAGCTGACGACAGCCATGCAGCACCTGTCTCAGAGTTCCCGAAGGCACCAATCCATCTCTGGAAAGTTCTCTGGATGTCAAGAGTAGGTAAGGTTCTTCGCGTTGCATCGAATTAAACCACATGCTCCACCGCTTGTGCGGGCCCCCGTCAATTCATTTGAGTTTTAATCTTGCGACCGTACTCCCCAGGCGGTCTACTTAACGCGTTAGCTCCGAAAGCCACGGCTCAAGGCCACAACCTCCAAGTAGACATCGTTTACGGCGTGGACTACCAGGGTATCTAATCCTGTTTGCTCCCCACGCTTTCGCATCTGAGTGTCAGTATCTGTCCAGGGGGCCGCCTTCGCCACCGGTATTCCTTCAGATCTCTACGCATTTCACCGCTACACCTGAAATTCTACCCCCCTCTACAGTACTCTAGTCTGCCAGTTTCAAATGCAATTCCGAGGTTGAGCCCCGGGCTTTCACATCTGACTTAACAAACCACCTGCATGCGCTTTACGCCCAGTAATTCCGATTAACGCTCGCACCCTCCGTATTACCGCGGCTGCTGGCACGGAGTTAGCCGGTGCTTCTTCTGTCGCTAACGTCAAATAATGCAGCTATTAACTACACTACCTTCCTCACGACTGAAAGTGCTTTACAACCCGAAGGCCTTCTTCACACACGCGGCATGGCTGCATCAGGCTTGCGCCCATTGTGCAATATTCCCCACTGCTGCCTCCCGTAGGAGTCTGGACCGTGTCTCAGTTCCAGTGTGGCTGATCATCCTCTCAGACCAGCTAGGGATCGTCGCCTTGGTGAGCCCTTACCTCACCAACTAGCTAATCCCACCTAGGCATATCCTGACGCGAGAGGCCCGAAGGTCCCCCTCTTTGGCCCGAAGGCATCATGCGGTATTAGCCATCGTTTCCAATGGTTATCCCCCACATCAGGGCAATTTCCTAGGCATTACTCACCCGTCCGCCGCTCGACGCCGTTATCGTCCCCCGAAGGTTCAGATAACTCGTTTCCGCTCGACTTGCATGTGTTAGGCCTGCCGCCAGCGTTCAATCTGAGCCATGATCAAACTCTTCAATTTAAGATTTTGTTCGGCTCAATGAATACTGACTTCAAAACTACAAAAGTAATTTTAAAGCTATTATCGTTCCAACAGAACGATAATGAATTGACTGTGCTGAATCCGAAGATTCAATGGTCACTTCGTATCATTGAAACCTAATTTGAAACCGAAGTTTCGAATTGGATTATCATCAACGAGTGCCCACACAGATTGATAGGTTCTTATTTTTAAAGAGCATTTCTGACTTACTCATCGCTTTCGCGTCGTGCTGTCAGGGGTGCGTATCTTACGCTTCCCGATTTGAGAGTCAAGCATTTTTTCAAATTTCTTTTTCTCTCTTTCCGACTCGCTGTGTGACTGTTGTCTCACTCCGTGTCGGTGGATGCGCAGTATAGGGAGTTGAGAAATTAGCGCAACCCTTTTCTTAAAAAAAAACACCAAGCGCTTATTTATTCGCCAAAAGCGTGAAATTCGCATATTTCTTCGTCACATTTGAGACATATCACAGCAATTGGTTGGAAAAACACCAACCATATACGTAAGATTCATGTGTCTATTTTATTAATAGGCAAACAATCTCTTTATCACCTATATGTAGTAATCAAAATGACGTCTAAAAAAAATCTGACTTTATGTGCCGGGCTGGCTCTCGTTGGGGGACTTATATTCTCTCAATTCGCTATTTCACCTGCTCTTAGTTTTGTTATCGGTGTTGTCGCTACTGCTTTTCTATTTTCATTTTCTAGCCAGACACTCACTGAACAATCAACCGAATCTGATCCGTCAACAAAAACACTGTATGTCGGAAACCTTCCATATAAAGCAAATGAGAATCACGTACGTGATTTGTTTTCGGAATATGGACAGGTATTTGCTGTGCGTTTAATGAAGGATAAACGAACAGGTAAAAGAAGGGGGTTTGGATTTGTTGTCATGGCCGCTTCAGATGCAAAGCCTGCCATCGCCAAGTTAAATGAAAAAGTTTATATGGAGCGTACGCTTAAAGTGCGCATTGCTAACGATCCGAAACATCCGGAAGGCGATACACCTGAACAGGACTAAAACCTAACTTCGCCAAACACACGTTCAGTGCATCTTCTTGCCAAGGAGATGCACTAGCAAAAATTTGCTTATTCCCTTCCTCTGCTTCCTCATTGATCTCACAACCTAACAAAGCCTGAACTCGACGAGCTATCGCCTCTCCTGAGTCAACTAAGGTAACTTTTCCGTCTAACGCTTGATGAATTTCTTCATGAATAAGAGGAAAGTGAGTGCAACCCAAAACCGCTACATCGACTTTATTTCTCAGCGGCGCAAGGATAGCGGCTAATTCCTCGATACAAACGTCTTTACCGCGTAGCTTTTCTTCTGCCATATCGACCAGACGAGTGGATCCCAATAGCTCTACAGGCTTGCCCTTAGAATAATCACGAATCAGTTCGTGCGTATATTGCCGGGTAACGGTTGCTGGAGTCGCGATCAGCCCTATCCCTTTGCAAGCCATTTTTGACGCTGGCTTAATTGCAGGTACGACACCAACAACAGGGATAGACAGGTTTTTACGTAATGAAGGAAGAACAATAGTGCTTGCGGTGTTACATGCTATAACCACAATATCAGCGTTATACTGGTCAACTAACGCTGATACAAGATGATTAACACGTGCGATCAAAACGTTCTGATCTAACTCTCCATATGGATAAGCCTGATTATCGAATAGGTACAGGTAATCGAGCTGCGGCAGAAGACGATGTATTTCTTTAAATACAGAAAGCCCTCCGACACCGGAGTCAAAAACCAAAACCTTTTTCTTATTTGATACCCGCACGAATCTTACCTAAACAATAAAAACGCTGCGATCATACTCTCTGGATTTGTTTTAGCAATGCATTCACTATATTGGATTGTTATCCCACTTTGCTTAGGTTTAAGCATACTCCTTTTACACAGCCTATTTTTCTCCAAAGAGAAAGACCGCCAATTAGGCGGCCTTTGTTAATTAATTTCGATTAGAAACGGTAGTCAGCTGATACAAAATACTGTCGCCCAGGCGTCGCATAACCAGTGTACATCTCATAATCTTTATCAAATGCGTTACTTAGCTTAGCGTTAATATCCCAATTCTGGCTTGCTGCATAAGATGCCGTGAAGTTCCACAGGCTGTAGCTCGGCAATCTTGTGTTACCACTAAAACGCTCTCCCTGATACAGATATTGTGAGCCTAGTGTCCATTGGTCGAACGTTGCACTCGCATTCCATTTAGCACCGCGCTTAGAACGGTAAGACAGTTGCGTATCTTCCGCACCTGACCTGTCGACTGGGTCTTTATAATCTAAGTAGAGCTCGTGAGATACAATATCAGTATCTAGCTTCACCTCTAGCTCAATACCTTTAATCTCAGCTTCGCCAACATTTTTCATGCCCATGCCTTCCCAAATCAGCATGTTTTCGATTTGGTTGTAGTAGCCAGTTACCGTCCAATCAGCAATCGATAGTACACCCGACAAAGAAACCTCAGTGTTTTCTGACTCTTCAGGTTTCAAGTTTGGCATTTCATAGCCTGGGTAGTATAAATCAACGAAACTCGGTGCACGGAAAGCAGTGCCGTGACTTAGCGTTAACTCGTAATCTTGGTAAACTTTCCAACCTGCAGCCGTTTGCCACGTGGTGTTATTACCAAACTGGTTATTTTCATCATTACGTACACTTGCTTCTACCGTCCACACATCAAACGCATATTGCGCGATCGCGCTGATACCAAAGTTTGCTCTTGGGTTCTCTTCAGGGTTGTACTCCTGTGCTGGTGACCACGTGCTTGGAGCCAAATACCCTTTCGCAAGCTTTTCAGTACGATAATCCAAACCACCACCAAGACTTAGGCCATCGTTTACGCGGTAGGAGTTAAGCCAAATCGCATTGAACTGCTCAATAGTAATATGGTCGCCAGCCGATTTACTTTGCTCTGCGTTGTGGTCGTAGTTATCTTGTTGACCATAAGCTAACTGCAGCTCAGAAGCATATTCGTTCTTAGAATATTCAAGGGACAAATCCGCACCACGGTATTCGACTTGGCCGGTTTTTTTCTCATATCCAGTCCAAACGCTACTACTATCGTAATCAAATTCATTGTTGTAAGCCGTGAGGCCAATGTAACCACTGATGTTATCTGAAAAGCTTTGTTGGTAACCTAGTTTAGCGTTGTAAGACTCAAACCCATGCTCATCGCCGTCATTCAAACCTGATTGAGGTTTAACGTTGTACCCATCGGTTTTCTCGTAACCTAATACTCCTTTAATGTGCTTATCCTCACCAACAGGGGTCGA is part of the Vibrio sp. B1FLJ16 genome and encodes:
- a CDS encoding RNA-binding protein, whose amino-acid sequence is MTSKKNLTLCAGLALVGGLIFSQFAISPALSFVIGVVATAFLFSFSSQTLTEQSTESDPSTKTLYVGNLPYKANENHVRDLFSEYGQVFAVRLMKDKRTGKRRGFGFVVMAASDAKPAIAKLNEKVYMERTLKVRIANDPKHPEGDTPEQD
- the murI gene encoding glutamate racemase; the encoded protein is MRVSNKKKVLVFDSGVGGLSVFKEIHRLLPQLDYLYLFDNQAYPYGELDQNVLIARVNHLVSALVDQYNADIVVIACNTASTIVLPSLRKNLSIPVVGVVPAIKPASKMACKGIGLIATPATVTRQYTHELIRDYSKGKPVELLGSTRLVDMAEEKLRGKDVCIEELAAILAPLRNKVDVAVLGCTHFPLIHEEIHQALDGKVTLVDSGEAIARRVQALLGCEINEEAEEGNKQIFASASPWQEDALNVCLAKLGFSPVQVYRLPDVSDR
- a CDS encoding TonB-dependent receptor, producing MKKTLLAITCASLLFPASYLQAQETSIYETVVVTANRFKQIDGAVLAQTVTVTKEDIERLQADSLFDVFRTLPSIEVAQYGGRGQTASIFVRGGSSSQVLVLIDGVRVPRASMGGVDFSQFPVNSIERVDYIRGARASIYGSEAISGVINIITRASMDSDSGKVSVGYGSDNHTKGTLVVSTPVGEDKHIKGVLGYEKTDGYNVKPQSGLNDGDEHGFESYNAKLGYQQSFSDNISGYIGLTAYNNEFDYDSSSVWTGYEKKTGQVEYRGADLSLEYSKNEYASELQLAYGQQDNYDHNAEQSKSAGDHITIEQFNAIWLNSYRVNDGLSLGGGLDYRTEKLAKGYLAPSTWSPAQEYNPEENPRANFGISAIAQYAFDVWTVEASVRNDENNQFGNNTTWQTAAGWKVYQDYELTLSHGTAFRAPSFVDLYYPGYEMPNLKPEESENTEVSLSGVLSIADWTVTGYYNQIENMLIWEGMGMKNVGEAEIKGIELEVKLDTDIVSHELYLDYKDPVDRSGAEDTQLSYRSKRGAKWNASATFDQWTLGSQYLYQGERFSGNTRLPSYSLWNFTASYAASQNWDINAKLSNAFDKDYEMYTGYATPGRQYFVSADYRF